One Microthrixaceae bacterium genomic region harbors:
- a CDS encoding response regulator transcription factor — protein sequence MRVLVVEDEVDLAEAIAMGLRREGYAVDVANDVAGAVDRLSVSSYDLVTLDLNLPDGDGLELAARLRSDPLLAPTDDEPAPRVLMLTARDGVGERVIGLDEGADDYLVKPFDFAELTARIRSLLRRDAGRSGARLSVGDLVLDSARFEVTRRGRLVDLTAKEFALLRYFMSHCGEVLSQERLLEHVWDENADPLTNTVRVTVGTLRRKITRDDDPEPPIETVIGAGYRLRPDLLAPSGPDRDDTQ from the coding sequence ATGCGCGTACTGGTGGTCGAAGACGAGGTGGACCTGGCCGAGGCGATTGCCATGGGTCTGCGACGAGAGGGGTACGCCGTCGACGTCGCCAATGACGTGGCCGGAGCGGTCGATCGTCTGAGCGTGTCCAGCTACGACCTGGTGACGTTGGATCTCAACCTGCCCGACGGCGATGGCCTGGAGTTGGCGGCCCGGCTTCGCAGCGACCCGCTGTTGGCCCCGACAGATGACGAGCCTGCGCCCCGGGTGCTGATGCTCACCGCTCGAGACGGCGTGGGAGAGCGGGTCATCGGCTTGGACGAGGGCGCAGACGATTACCTGGTCAAGCCGTTCGACTTCGCGGAGCTAACGGCCCGTATCCGCAGCCTGCTGCGCCGTGACGCGGGTCGTAGCGGCGCCCGACTGTCGGTGGGTGATCTGGTGTTGGACTCGGCCCGGTTCGAGGTGACCCGTAGGGGACGGCTCGTAGACCTGACAGCCAAGGAGTTCGCCTTGCTGCGCTACTTCATGTCCCACTGCGGCGAGGTTCTGAGTCAGGAGCGGCTGCTCGAACACGTCTGGGACGAGAACGCGGATCCGCTCACCAACACGGTCCGAGTGACGGTGGGGACCCTGCGACGCAAGATCACCAGAGACGACGACCCCGAACCGCCAATTGAGACGGTCATCGGTGCCGGATACCGACTTCGCCCCGACCTACTCGCCCCGAGCGGACCGGACCGGGACGACACGCAGTGA
- a CDS encoding DUF58 domain-containing protein: protein MVHTGPDEVLRRLDLAVTHRIDGLLHGEYQGLVPGHGSELGETRAYTPGDDVRRIDWNVTARTMAPYVRDTIADRELETWTLVDLGPSMDFGTALCEKRDLAVSAAGAVGFLTARTGNRYGAVIAQPGLTDVVPPRGGRTHLMATLHRMVTAPRVEAGTVDLGEAIHRLGTYARRRGLVTVVSDFLAEPDTWAQPLRRLATRHTVIAIEVIDPRELSLTDVGLLTVVDPGTGRTREVPTASRKLRARYEAAAAEQRSATAGAITAAGADHLVLRTDRDWLLDVVRFVVDRRARVNARRAGIGAR from the coding sequence ATGGTCCACACCGGACCCGACGAGGTGCTGCGGAGGCTCGACTTGGCGGTCACGCACCGTATCGACGGACTGCTCCACGGCGAGTACCAGGGCCTGGTGCCCGGTCACGGTTCCGAACTCGGCGAGACCAGGGCCTACACCCCTGGCGACGACGTCCGCCGGATCGACTGGAACGTGACGGCCCGCACCATGGCTCCCTACGTCCGTGACACCATCGCCGACCGAGAGTTGGAGACGTGGACGCTGGTGGACCTGGGTCCGTCCATGGACTTCGGGACCGCGCTGTGCGAGAAGCGGGACCTGGCGGTGTCGGCCGCGGGAGCGGTCGGGTTCCTGACCGCCCGGACCGGCAATCGTTATGGCGCCGTCATCGCCCAGCCCGGGCTGACCGATGTGGTCCCTCCCCGCGGCGGCCGAACCCATCTGATGGCCACCCTTCACCGGATGGTCACCGCGCCCCGAGTCGAGGCAGGCACCGTCGATCTGGGCGAGGCGATCCACCGCCTCGGGACCTATGCCCGACGACGTGGCCTGGTGACGGTGGTGTCGGATTTCCTCGCCGAACCCGATACGTGGGCGCAACCCCTGCGACGGCTGGCCACCCGCCACACCGTCATCGCCATCGAGGTGATCGATCCCCGTGAGCTCTCGTTGACCGACGTGGGTCTGCTTACGGTGGTCGACCCCGGCACCGGTAGGACCCGGGAGGTACCGACGGCGTCGCGCAAGCTGAGGGCCCGCTATGAGGCCGCCGCTGCCGAGCAGCGATCGGCGACCGCCGGGGCCATCACCGCCGCCGGCGCCGACCACCTGGTGTTACGCACCGACCGGGACTGGCTGCTCGACGTGGTCCGCTTCGTGGTCGATCGTCGAGCCCGGGTCAACGCGCGCCGGGCCGGAATTGGAGCACGGTGA